The DNA window TCCTCTCCATTTCAGTCAGACATTCTCGGCTCTCCTCGCCTTGCTCTGCTAACTGAGACTGTGCAAATTCAAGGGCAGCTTCTGTCTCCCTCAAGCGAATCAGCTCaatgagatgctgctgctgcaagtgCAAATACAAAATTAAGGAACTAATTTAACACATGTGATATTTCCAGCGGACGTTTAAACTACAGATACCTGAAAACTAAGGGCTTCTTACCTGCAGGTGGAAATAGAGGTAGCGGTTTGTATCCAACAGTTCTGGGTGCAGACTGTTGATCAGGGCAATGGCATCCTGAATCTGGCCTTTCAAGATCATCTCTCGGATCTTAATTCTTTCATCCAGGGAATCCAAGTCCACACTAGGCTCGATTCCGGACTCTACCCTGAatttctctgctgcctctttgaAGCCCTCTGTTACACAAGCAGTGTCACGCAATCAAGATCGGGTCACTTTCAGATATTGGTGCATTAACGGATACATCACCTGTGACGAGGTAATTCATGATGAGTCGGTTCATATCAGCTCGCTGAATGTGCACATTGTTG is part of the Takifugu flavidus isolate HTHZ2018 chromosome 8, ASM371156v2, whole genome shotgun sequence genome and encodes:
- the LOC130530000 gene encoding glucose-induced degradation protein 8-A homolog, which gives rise to MSYSEKPEDVTREEWMDKVNNVHIQRADMNRLIMNYLVTEGFKEAAEKFRVESGIEPSVDLDSLDERIKIREMILKGQIQDAIALINSLHPELLDTNRYLYFHLQQQHLIELIRLRETEAALEFAQSQLAEQGEESRECLTEMERTLALLAFDNPEESPFGDLLNMMQRQKVWSEVNQCVLDYENRESTPKLAKLLKLLLWVQNELDQKKVKYPKMTDLSKGTIEEPK